Part of the Pseudomonas baltica genome is shown below.
ACGTCCAGGCGGTAGGTGTCCGGGTAGCGCTGCAGCATGACCTTGGTGCCCTCGGTCAGCTGGTCGGCGTACTGCGCCATGTTCGCGGCATTGATCACCAGGCGCGTTTTTTCTGCGGCCCAGGGGTCGATGTACGGCCAGCCGCCGGCAGGGTCCTTGGGCTTGTAGCCGGCCACCGGCTTGCACAGGCCGCCTTCCCAGGCGGGGATGGTGCCGTCGGCGTTGCCGGCTTTGATCGCCCCCAGTGGGGTCAGATTTTTACCCAGCTGGGCGGCTTCTTCGGCAGTCGGCGCCGCCAAGGCGAAATCCAGGCACACGACGGGAAGCAATGCGGCCAGCAGACAGTTTTTCAACAAATTCATGGTGCTCTCCTGCTTATTAGAATGTGGTCTGCAGCGCCAGCGAAACCCAGCCGTGGTTGTTCTGCACGGCGTTACCGTTGGTGGTGGTGACGATGTTGTTACTGGTGTTGTAGGCGGCATGGGAATCGTTGTATTTGAGGGTCACGATGTACTTCTGGCGGAAGTTGGCCTCAAGGCCCATCGACCAGACCACCGAGCCCTCGTTGCCGCTGGCCAGCGTCGCGCCGTTACCGTAGATGCCATAGGCCAGGGACATGGGCGCCGCGAGGTTGCCGCCCCAGGGCAGGACCTGCGACCACTCGGGACGAAAGCCCAGTTGCACCGAGACCACGTCGTCGGTGGCGCAGCCTTCCTTGCGGTTCTGCCCGGTCGGGCAGCCGGCGTAGCCCTCACCCTTGAACAGCTCTTTGTTTTCGGTCACCGAGAGCAAATGCGCGTAGGCCAGCTCGGCCTGGAAGGTACCGCCCACCCACAGTGGGGTCTGGGGCAAGAGGTAAACGCCGTTGAGCAGGAAGTGCATGGTGTTGCCGCGGGCGCCTTCGTGGCCCGTGGTATCGCCGGCGGCGGCAAACGAGGTGCTGCTGACCAGCGCGGTGTTCTTGCGAAAGCTCAACTCGGAGCCCACGCTGAAACCGCCCAGTTCCTTGTTCAGGCTGAAGCCCAGCAAGCGCGTGTCGCGGGCATAGGCCAGGTGATAGTTGCGCGTGCCATCGGCATTGACCACCAGCACCGGCGCCCAAGGCTGGGTTTCGTCGAACTGGCGGAAGTAGATGCCCGCCGTGCCCTTGAGCCAGTCCGGGCTCCAGCGCGCCGACAGGCCGTAGTTGTTGCCCGGCCCCTGGGTCGGTTTGTCGTTGCCGTCCTTGTTGGCGAAGATTGGCACGCCGCCCGCGCCGTAGCCCAAAAATAGCCGCTCAGGGCCTTCCCACAGCGAATCGGTGGCACCGAAATAGGTGCCGCCTTGAGGCAAGCGGTTAGGTGCCCATTGCAGGTAGTACTGCGCTGCCAGGGTCAGGTCGGGTGTGGGCTGGACCTGCATCGAGATTTGCTGCACCGGCAGGAAGGTTTCCTTGGCGGTGATGCCTGGGCTGGAGGCCGCCTTGAGGCCATCCAGGGGCGACTGCGAGTAGGCGATCGACTGCGCCGCGTTGAACAGCGACTCACCCCAGTACACGGTGTGCTT
Proteins encoded:
- a CDS encoding DUF1302 family protein, with amino-acid sequence MKLECPPLRGVQLRARSLCTASTIALAASAAPAYAVSLDVGNTDWDVRWDNTLRYNAGWRAEGTNKAFANSSAYDETERKFGKGDMVLNRVDVLSEFDAVYQGRHGARLSVAGWYDQAYNDDKVEHSSAYPSSYSNDRYSGFTRRFTEGPSGEILDAFVFSGFDVGDTSVDVRLGKHTVYWGESLFNAAQSIAYSQSPLDGLKAASSPGITAKETFLPVQQISMQVQPTPDLTLAAQYYLQWAPNRLPQGGTYFGATDSLWEGPERLFLGYGAGGVPIFANKDGNDKPTQGPGNNYGLSARWSPDWLKGTAGIYFRQFDETQPWAPVLVVNADGTRNYHLAYARDTRLLGFSLNKELGGFSVGSELSFRKNTALVSSTSFAAAGDTTGHEGARGNTMHFLLNGVYLLPQTPLWVGGTFQAELAYAHLLSVTENKELFKGEGYAGCPTGQNRKEGCATDDVVSVQLGFRPEWSQVLPWGGNLAAPMSLAYGIYGNGATLASGNEGSVVWSMGLEANFRQKYIVTLKYNDSHAAYNTSNNIVTTTNGNAVQNNHGWVSLALQTTF